A single region of the Lycium barbarum isolate Lr01 chromosome 2, ASM1917538v2, whole genome shotgun sequence genome encodes:
- the LOC132626846 gene encoding uncharacterized protein LOC132626846 isoform X1 produces MEQLSEDEEKALRGSKFAPLPSSSRSQPRLAHPGGPMKTNKAAALAKFLERKLQDPNGLSSLDPRLIELAVNNAKDTVQSSGTSSRGRIVQHVDSFGDSEESAEDEEIKISVPKKSKKNKKRKKKLKKEKQRKLQRLIAMFHLQSRSSQIELIFSN; encoded by the exons ATGGAACAACTAAGTGAAGATGAGGAAAAAGCACTTCGTGGAAGCAAATTCGCACCTCTCCCTTCTTCTTCTCGTTCTCAACCCAG GCTGGCTCATCCAGGAGGACCAATGAAGACGAATAAGGCAGCAGCTTTAGCAAAATTCCTAGAGAGGAAATTGCAAGACCCTAATGGCTTGTCCTCTCTTGATCCCCGTCTCATTGAACTCGCCGTCAATAATGCTAAAGACACTGTTCAATCCA GTGGGACATCAAGTAGAGGAAGAATCGTTCAGCATGTGGATTCTTTTGGAGATTCTGAG GAATCTGCTGAAGATGAAGAGATAAAAATATCCGTCCcaaagaaaagtaagaaaaacaaaaagaggaagaagaagttgaagaagGAGAAACAGCGCAAG TTGCAGAGGCTAATCGCCATGTTCCATCTTCAATCTCGGTCTTCTCAAATTGAACTAATATTCTCAAATTGA
- the LOC132626846 gene encoding uncharacterized protein LOC132626846 isoform X2: MEQLSEDEEKALRGSKFAPLPSSSRSQPRLAHPGGPMKTNKAAALAKFLERKLQDPNGLSSLDPRLIELAVNNAKDTVQSSGTSSRGRIVQHVDSFGDSEESAEDEEIKISVPKKSKKNKKRKKKLKKEKQRKKLEESSNGMAKKPKKKLKL; the protein is encoded by the exons ATGGAACAACTAAGTGAAGATGAGGAAAAAGCACTTCGTGGAAGCAAATTCGCACCTCTCCCTTCTTCTTCTCGTTCTCAACCCAG GCTGGCTCATCCAGGAGGACCAATGAAGACGAATAAGGCAGCAGCTTTAGCAAAATTCCTAGAGAGGAAATTGCAAGACCCTAATGGCTTGTCCTCTCTTGATCCCCGTCTCATTGAACTCGCCGTCAATAATGCTAAAGACACTGTTCAATCCA GTGGGACATCAAGTAGAGGAAGAATCGTTCAGCATGTGGATTCTTTTGGAGATTCTGAG GAATCTGCTGAAGATGAAGAGATAAAAATATCCGTCCcaaagaaaagtaagaaaaacaaaaagaggaagaagaagttgaagaagGAGAAACAGCGCAAG AAACTGGAGGAATCTTCAAATGGAATGGCCAAAAAACCTAAAAAGAAGCTGAAACTATGA
- the LOC132626847 gene encoding sucrose nonfermenting 4-like protein has protein sequence MYPSTMDGGTALIPTRFVWPYGGRSVYLSGTFTGWAQFPMAPVEGCPTVFQTVCSIPPGYHQYKFIVDGEWRHDENQPFVSGSYGTVNTVLLARDSDYLPAVLTAGIAPNSNMDVDNQAFQRLVRVSDGALPDDSSRISQTDLDISRHRISAVLSTHSAYELLPGSSKVIALDVDLPVKQAFHILHEQGIPMAPLWDFSRAQFVGVLSALDFILIMRELGNHGSNLTEEELETHTISAWKEAKSYLSRQANEHGKSAPRRLVWAGPDDNLKDVTLQILQNGVATVPIIHSPAQDGSYPQLLYLASLSEILKHICRYFKHSPESLPVLQLPIGAIPLGTWVPKIGEPNRQPLAMLRPTNSLSAALNLLVQAQVSAIPIVDDNDSLMDIYSRSDITALAKDKIYTHINLEEMSIHQALQLAEEPYASYGLSNKKCHMCLRSDPLHEVMERLARPGVRRLVVVEAGSKRVEGIISLSDIFKFLLG, from the exons ATGTATCCTTCAACTATGGATGGTGGTACTGCTTTGATTCCTACACGTTTTGTTTGGCCTTATGGTGGAAGAAGTGTATACTTGAGTGGCACATTTACTGG GTGGGCTCAGTTTCCGATGGCGCCTGTCGAAGGATGTCCAACTGTATTTCAGACTGTTTGCAGCATACCACCTGGTTATCACCAG TACAAGTTCATTGTCGATGGTGAATGGCGACATGATGAGAACCAACCTTTTGTGAGTGGAAGCTATGGAACAGTTAATACTGTCCTCTTGGCCAGAGATTCTGACTACCTTCCAGCAGTACTAACTGCTGGAATAGCTCCTAATTCCAACATGGATGTGGATAACCAGGCCTTTCAGCGTTTG GTAAGAGTGTCGGATGGTGCCTTGCCAGATGATTCTTCCAGGATATCACAGACAGATTTAGATATTTCCCGTCACCGTATATCTGCAGTCCTATCAACACATTCAGCTTATGAGTTGCTTCCAGGGTCAAGCAAG GTCATTGCTTTGGATGTTGACTTACCTGTAAAGCAAGCATTTCATATTCTTCATGAGCAG GGTATTCCTATGGCTCCTTTATGGGATTTCAGCAGGGCACAATTTGTTGGAGTCCTTAGTGCTTTGGATTTTATTTTAATCATGAGAGAG CTAGGGAATCATGGTTCCAATCTGACAGAAGAAGAGCTTGAGACACATACTATATCTGCATGGAAAGAGGCAAAATCTTACTTGAGCAGACAAGCCAATGAGCATGGTAAATCAGCTCCACGACGACTTGTCTGG GCAGGGCCAGATGACAACTTGAAGGATGTGACATTGCAAATTTTGCAAAATGGGGTGGCTACGGTACCTATAATTCATTCACCGGCTCAGGATGGATCATATCCTCAGCTATTATATCTTGCTTCTCTCTCAGAAATACTAAAAC ATATTTGCAGGTATTTCAAGCACTCTCCAGAGTCTTTGCCAGTACTTCAGTTACCAATTGGTGCAATTCCGTTGGGCACATGGGTTCCAAAAATTGGAGAGCCAAATCGACAACCCCTGGCAATGTTGAGGCCTACTAATTCTCTAAGTGCAGCATTGAATTTGTTAGTGCAAG CTCAAGTTAGTGCAATTCCCATTGTTGATGATAATGACTCCCTGATGGACATATACTCCCGAAG TGATATTACAGCTTTGGCCAAGGACAAGATCTATACGCACATTAATCTTGAAGAAATGAGTATTCATCAG GCATTGCAACTTGCAGAAGAACCATATGCATCTTATGGGTTGAGCAATAAAAAATGTCACATGTGTTTACGGTCTGATCCATTGCATGAAGTGATGGAAAGATTGGCCAGACCTG GGGTCAGGCGACTTGTTGTCGTGGAAGCGGGAAGCAAACGTGTAGAAGGTATCATATCACTCAGTGACATTTTCAAGTTCTTGCTTGGGTAG